In Thauera sp. JM12B12, one DNA window encodes the following:
- a CDS encoding nitronate monooxygenase, translating into MDSPLHTPLCDKLGIEYPVVAFTHCKDVAVAVINAGGFAVLGEALHTPDQIAADIKWIRERIGGKPFGIDLVLPSSVPEEKTVDELMAMIPQEQRDFEQQIKRKYNVPDPKVAPDIHHWGGLDQKRALDQLEVIFDERVPVFASGLGSPAFLLKRAHELGMQVWGLVGKPRQAKRQIEAGTDVIIAQGYDAAGHTGNIGTFSIVPQVVDAARGTGVPVIAAGGVTTGRHLAAALALGADGVWTGSLWLTSRESDVNMPLKERLLEAETEDTMYSNCISGYTMRTTRCPWHDEWMSDAAPAVLKPPLQMILSSNYIQGSLDYQRKDLMTEAAGQGIHYVKEMKPARQILSDIVEEALDVFDRFSA; encoded by the coding sequence ATGGACAGTCCCCTTCATACCCCGCTCTGCGACAAGCTCGGCATCGAGTATCCCGTCGTCGCCTTCACACACTGCAAGGACGTCGCCGTCGCAGTGATAAACGCCGGTGGTTTCGCCGTGCTGGGCGAGGCCCTGCACACCCCGGACCAGATCGCCGCCGACATCAAGTGGATCCGCGAGCGCATCGGCGGCAAGCCATTCGGCATCGACCTCGTTCTGCCCTCCTCGGTGCCCGAGGAGAAGACCGTCGACGAACTGATGGCGATGATTCCGCAGGAGCAACGCGATTTCGAGCAGCAGATCAAGCGCAAGTACAACGTCCCCGATCCCAAGGTGGCGCCGGACATTCACCACTGGGGCGGGCTGGACCAGAAGCGTGCGCTCGACCAGCTCGAGGTCATCTTCGACGAGCGCGTGCCGGTGTTTGCCTCCGGCCTGGGATCGCCGGCCTTTTTGCTCAAGCGCGCGCACGAGCTGGGCATGCAGGTGTGGGGCCTGGTCGGCAAGCCACGGCAGGCCAAGCGCCAGATCGAGGCCGGCACCGACGTCATCATTGCCCAGGGCTACGATGCCGCAGGCCACACCGGCAATATCGGCACCTTCTCCATCGTCCCGCAAGTGGTAGATGCGGCGCGTGGCACGGGCGTCCCGGTGATCGCCGCGGGCGGCGTCACCACCGGTCGCCACCTCGCTGCAGCGCTCGCGCTCGGCGCCGACGGCGTGTGGACGGGCTCGCTGTGGCTGACCTCGCGCGAATCGGACGTCAACATGCCCCTCAAGGAGCGTCTGCTCGAGGCCGAGACCGAGGACACCATGTACTCGAACTGCATCTCGGGCTACACCATGCGCACCACGCGCTGCCCGTGGCACGACGAGTGGATGAGCGACGCCGCACCCGCAGTGCTCAAGCCACCGCTGCAGATGATCCTGTCGTCGAACTACATTCAGGGCTCGCTGGACTATCAGCGCAAGGACCTGATGACCGAGGCCGCCGGCCAGGGCATCCACTACGTCAAGGAGATGAAGCCCGCCCGGCAGATCCTTTCCGACATCGTCGAGGAGGCACTCGATGTCTTCGACCGATTCTCAGCCTGA